One Physeter macrocephalus isolate SW-GA chromosome 7, ASM283717v5, whole genome shotgun sequence genomic window, attagTTAGTTGCCGAAGCTTGGATTTGTTTCAATCCTTCAGCCTCGCAACCCGCCCTGATGTGGTGCTCCAAATAAAATGGTCCGCTGGCACTGCAGTATTTAGTGTTACTGTTCACTCAAGTTTCTGTTGCAGAACCATATTTTAGACAGAATGTATTAGTTATGCTTACAAGAATGTACTGTACCTACATTAGCCATGGTTTACAAAGTTAATGAACTGTGGAGACAAAGAATCATTGCCGTCATGTTGTAGAGTTGTCTGGTGCCCTGCATTAGCCGGCTGCATTTTACTGAACTTACTTTGATGTTGCCAATGTCATTCCGACCCTCCCCCCTAGTTGCTGTCAtcccatcttttcttttcctttctttttttttttttttaaagttgcctAATTCTTTAGCTCCATGGGTAGATCTCCTTGATTTTACAAAAATTCCTGACCTACATGCATCCTCCCCAGCATTCTTTGCAGACAAATGCCACCAAAGGTCTTCTGTGATTTCCCTGTGTCCCACCTTGTTAATTTTCCGCAACTCAGGCTGTGAGAAGCCCGTGTAAATCTGAGCTTTGGTAATGCCTGGTGGTGACGTGGTCATGTTTCCTGGGAAGCAGGATCTGTTAGCATTGGCgtttgaaatacaaaatatcatggCTTTCACCACAGCCTCATGTTGTCGATCCATCTTTTCTTGGTGACAGAGGCTTCGGGGGACAGAGTCACATTTTCCGGTCTTATCATGAGtttagtttccttccttttcactgAGTTTTAACCATTGTCTGAAATCTTGGAAAAGTTAGGAAAACATATCCTGGCATTTAACaacatctctctgtctcttttctttctctctctcccctcccccttttttttttcttttattatcttaGGCCTAACTCCACCCACAACTCCTCCTCATAAAGCCAACCAAGATAACCCTTTTAGGGCTtctccaaagctgaagcccactTGCAAGACTGTGGTACCTCCGCCATCAAAGAAGGCCCGGTACAGTGAGTCTTCTGGTATCCAAGACAATAACTCCACCAGGAAAGGGCCCGAGCAGTCTGAGTTGTATGCACAGCTCAGCAAGACCTCCGTGCTCACCAGTGGACACGAGGAAAGGAAGGCCAAGCGGCCCAGTCTGCGGCTGTTTGGTGACCATGACTATTGTCAGTCAATTAATTCCAAAACGGAAATACTCATTAATATATCACAGGAGCTCCACGACTCCAGACAACTAGAATATAAAGATGCCTCCTCCAACTGGCAGGGGCAGATGCGCTCTTCCACAGATTCAGACCAGTGCTACCTGAGAGAGGCCTCGGGGGTGAGCAGGCAGGTCTCTCCCGGCAGCACCAGAAAACAGCTCCAAGACCAGGAAATCCGAGCTGAGCTGAACAAACACTTCGGTCATCCCAGTGAAGCTGTTTTTGACGACGAAGCAGACAAGACCAGTGAACTGAGGGACAGTGATTTCAGTAATGAACAATTCTCCAAACTACCTATGTTTATAAATTCAGGACTAGCCATGGATGGCCTGTTTGATGACAGCGAGGATGAAAGTGATAAACTGAACTCCCCTTGGGATGGCACGCAGGCCTATTCGTTGTTCCATGTGTCgccttcttgttcttcttttaaCTCTCCATGTAGAGATTCCGTGTCACCACCCAAATCCTTATTTTCTCAAAGACCCCAAAGGATGCGCTCTCGTTCAAGGTCCTTTTCTCGACATAGGTCGTGTTCTCGATCACCATATTCCAGGTCAAGATCAAGGTCCCCAGGCAGTAGATCCTCTTCAAGGTAAACCTTGTCAAAACCCACCCAAAGCCTAAGGCATCCccaggaagtgaaaaaaaaagaaaaaacaaaacaaaacaaaggcaaaaaacgCATTCAAAACCCACAGGCAGCCCAGCCCCTCACCATCCATTCCCAGTGCCACAGGAACTAAGGAGATTGTTGTTACCCGTACATTCCTCCCCATCTTCTCTTAAATCTGTCATTCTTGAACACAGTGCCTTGAGCCAGTCAGATCAGAGAGAGCAATTTGTAAGAAACTTGCTCATCTAACTTTTTCCATCACCTGGAGAGCTGCCTTGTGCCAGGATAGGTGAGATCCATGCAAGATAAAGCTGACAGTGTACCAGGCCGGCATTCGGCATTCACATCAATAAGAGACGCTGCAAGAGAACACGCCACTCCAGACCTCTAAGCTGACTAGACGATCACAAACTCACTGGGAAACCTCACAAGTAGCTGGGAACTGAAAGCTGGATTATGTAATGCGGAATTCCAGGGGCTGTTCAGTCATGCCGATAAACTGGGGTTCACTGGCAGTTGCAAATgcccttttgtttttcctcctctctcccagatCTTGCTACTACTATGAGTCAGGCCACTGCAGACACCGCGCGCACCGAAATTCTCCCCTGTGCGCGAGATCACGTTCAAGATCGCCCTACGGCCGGCGGCCCAGGTAATGATACACGTCCTCTTCCCTCCGCGCCTCTCATCTCCTCCCGTAGATGACAAGATGTTTTCTAaaaccctgccccctccccaatttCTGATTAATTTTGCTCATGCGATTGGAGGTGGTTGCCTTAATGATGAAGTTATGTTTCTCAGGTATGACAGCTACGAGGAGTATCAGCACGAGAGGCTGAAGAGGGAAGAATACCGCAGACAGTATGAGAAACGGGAGTCTGAAAGGGCCaaacagagagagaggcaaaGGCAGAAGGCAATTGTAAGCAGCTTGGAGCTCACTTTCATTTCACAggagggtttcttttctttttttgtccctgTCTTTTGTTTTCGGGGGCGTGGGCGTAGATTAGAGAATAAGGTAAAGACTCTTGTTAGAGTACGCAATACTCAGCCTTTTGGCTTTAAAGCATCAGTGAGTCctcagtccctcttttttttttttttttttttcggtacgcgggcctctcaccgttgtggcctctcccgttgcggagcacaggctccggacgcgcaggctcagcggccatggctcacgggcccagccgctccgcggcatgtgggatcctcccggaccggggcacgaacccgtgtcccctgcatcggcaggcggactctcaaccactgcgccaccagggaaaccccctcaGTCCCCCTTAACACAGACTATTGGAAAACAAAATGTTAGGTCAGTGTATTCCTCCTCCATACTACCTGTTTCTCATTCATCTTGAAGCTCATTACTGTTTTCGACCTTTGTTTCTAaaaatggaggaaggagagatttGTCCAGTCAGATACTGGTCCCATCAAGCCAGAGGATGAGTTCTTTGTATTGTTAtctgctgctttttttctctGAGTGGAAAATGAAGAGATATTACTATTTGGTTTCAGTTTTCGTCTTTTTGGCAGACGTGAGGGTTGGATTGAGTTAGATTTAAAGGCAGTGGTAGAGAAAGATTTGCTAAGAAAGTCATCATTTTTCCTTGTGCCAGGTCAACACCTAACACATCCATATTTCTTATGAACTGCTTTTCAATAACCTATTATGGATTTCAGCACCATGTAGTGCAGGGTATTACATTCacttgacatatacacagtactgaCCCTTTGGGGTAAGGATCTAGGTTATGTGCATCTAGTTCGTTCTCTGTTGGTCGGACCTTAGAAGGCAAAAAGGAGGTCCTCCAATTGTCAGCATCCAGTACTTGTTCAAGGCAGATATTCCTAATTGATGAAGGAAATCTTTCCCACTGAGCCCCAATAGAGCCTTGAGGGCTTTCCCACCATGGTGCTCTAGGGAGCCATGGCATATCCATTGGAAATGGCACTGTTTTCATCCATTGCAGCTGCTGTCTGTTAGGTGCTAAATGTCATTTCAATGAAGATCAACCTTTGACACATCTTGCATACAAGCTAACCAGGGCTTAGGGAAATGATTTTTAGCTGTAAATGTTAGATGGATATGGTACCTTTAAAACAAccacaaccatcaacaaaatctTGAAAAACCTACATAAAAGAGCTGACTAATAGAGTACAAATCGAGCGTTGGCCAACAGTTATCAACTGGAGGAAAAAGGTTAACTGAGAGGTTTGTTAACTCAGGCACtcaaggagaaagaagggagaagtaATTGAATACTTAGGCTAAAGATCTAGGGCTTTGCTGCCATTTAACTTTGAATCTACCTAAGACCAAATTAAAGGCCTTGTGAAAATTATAACACTTTCCCTCATTTTTCGCAACTTTCAAATGAGCTGTGATATTAAAATCTGCCAGAGTATCATTAGTTAACACTTAAGAAgactaatgaaaattaaaaattcaatttttctaatttaactgTTTTTAATTAATAGCCTGttcaataattataatagttCACATTTATAGAGTGCCATATAGTTTACAAAGCCTTGTAGCATGGCACAGTACAGttaatatatacaaaagagaGTCATGTTGAGTAAGCATGAAGGAAAATAGTTATTTCagtgttttcatattcatatttgaTAGAACTCTTCATGTTTCTTCCCAAAAGAATGACACTAAAGAGAGAAATTGTTTTACCGTATATTTGCTCATTTGTGCAAAATATAACACAGCTGTAACCGAAGCTATGTAGATAAACGTAGATAAATGCCATGTGCTTATTCTATTCTTCCAAAGATAATTTAGTGCCACATACTTACTAGggtgaagaaaggaagggaggggtcTTTTTGCTAGTTTGGTTCTTTACAAATAGATCAAATAGTGTGATGGTCTATATTCCATAGATGCCTGAGCCAAAAGCACTCTTGAGGCCACTAGCCTCAGTTTGGAAGCAGATGCCACCCTACCAGCCTGCCTTTCCATGTGTCACAAATATTGACCAGTTCCTTGGTTAATTCTTTGACTAAGACGATCTTTAACAGTTCCCTTTGAAAGACAGCAGTTATAGTGCAAATGTCAACTTGGCTTATATTAAGTCATCGTAATTAATTAGACGTTTGCGAGAATTTTggctttgagatttttatttttgtttttaaaaagcagattaaaaaagaaaactaggacATAGAGATTGTTTACTAACACAGTGACCCATAGGTAGTCAGAGCTTAGTATAAAGATTTGGGACTTACTGTTAAACCAGTTCTCACTTGGACTATTAGATgctatttttgcttaaaataagTGAGAACACATGACTATATGAGAGACATTTGTTAGGTGCCTGGGCTCTAAAATTAGGTAAGAACTAGTCCCCACATCCTGGGAGTTCAAGTCTACTGGCTGGTAAAGATACATGAAGAGGCAATAGGGTGTGTTAATTGCTATTGCAGAGGATGCACCTAAGGTACTGCAGTGGCAAACGGGTCGGCAACCAGCCCTGGGAACGAGGGAGGGCATCCCTGGAGAGGGTGAGATTGATTTGAAACCTAAAGGGAGGAAAGGGCAAAGGTTTTTTACACCTGTGTTGTCCAGTGTGGGAGCCATTAGCCATGAGGCTAATTCAGCTAGTCCCAAATTTAGATGCACTATGAGTGTGATTGAATTTcgaagacagtacaaaaaaaaatagagtgtaaaatacttcattaatattttttacatcaATGACaagttaaaacaataatattttggCTATGCTGAGccaagtaaaatatattattaaaattaaatttgtttctttttacttttcaaaatgtgcctcagaaaatttaaaagttacatatggtgcattatatttttattggaaattACTATTCTAGGCAGAGACTTTAGCTTATACTAAGTCTCTGGAAAAGAACAAGCTATATTGGGAAACTGCTAGTCATTTAATTAGAACACCAGGGTACAGGAGAGGCAAGAAATAAGTCTGGAGGGCTCCATGGTAGCCAGATCCTTGAAGGGTCCTGTAAGTCATAATAAAGATTTTGAAGAATATCTTGAAGGCATAGTGGAACTATTTAATGAGATTCCCCGCAGGAAGTTTTTCTGATTGATTTCCTTCCTCAAAATGATCTGCTTTCTTGTGCCATAATgcatttgcaaaatatatttttacggACTTAGAGATACAAGAAATGATTTTTGACTCATTTGACTAGATTAGCTTGAAAAGTCATTCATGAAACAGCTAAGGGAACTAGTGCAGTTTGCTTAAGTTGGTCGGGTAGGTGATTTCCATTCAGATTTTGGAGACACCCTTAAAGTAATGAATAAATAGCAAATTATATCTGGAATATCTTGGGTGCAGTGCTGGATTATTCGTTAATTCAGATCAATTTTATAATCAGGGGAGCAGCAAAACAGAGGctccaaaaggaaatgaaaaaaatgttacaatcaTGTAatagatattttacaaaattaaccTTTGCTACCTTGTCTTGTGGTCTATAATATTGACTTATTTTTGAGTTCCATAAGAAGGAGATGGTGGTTTAGGTCATctataaactttttattgtgtATGTGTCCAAAAGTCTTTATTCAGACCGACTTCAGTGCACCAAATCAGACAGCTAAGAAAAGACTAATAATTAGTAATTACACAGAATCATATGTTGTGGTTGAATATTGCCATTGTTTAAGTTGCTGTTTTCCTCCAATTTCCATCTAAATGCTCTCAAAACCCAGTTTATCCTCTGCTTTTCTCAGTCTCATAGGCTTGAAATAATTCAGGTTATATTGGAACTCTGGAAGCCAGAGTATAGTACTTAATGTCTAAACTGTCACTGCTCTGATTTCTTGGGGAGTTCTAAGTCCAACTCCATTTGCAGTCTTTACAGTTTCCTGCCAGAAAACATGATAATGGGATGTTAATTTAAAGGGCAAATCTAGACATTATGAAATGGTTCAGGGCTTAAAACCAAAACCAGATGTGCTTGGGCAATGACTgtgccatttcttttctcttctccattgGTCAATGTGCAGCCAGGGAGCCAGAAACAGTGCCTCATCACTGATAATTATCAGCTTCTTccagatgaaaaaaaagaaaaagttgtgtAATTTCTCATGGTTATTCTTCTTGGAGAAAATAAAGTAGttttctattcaagtctttttcGAGAGCTATTCCATATGGGTGAATATGTTATATTATGAGTCTAAACTCACAACTtagaaattttcagttttatcaaAAGTAGTTACACATGCTCTGAGTCTATAGTTTTCATGTTTTCTGACTTATCACTGTGTTTACTTGCATCTTAGCTCTTATTGTTATATTAGCTCTTAAGTAAACTAACCTGGATGTATTTCCATCTATCCAACCTAAGACACTAAGGAGGAGTATTCCTGGGCCGTACTTGGATGGAAGTAACTTTGGTAAACTGAAAGCTATAGTTTTGTTTCTCCCCTGAAAGTGTCTCCTAGTAGCGGTcacttactgaatgcctactgAATCAGATGAGTGTAATCAATGttaagaacaagagaaaaaacaacaaaaaaggaaacttgtTTTGGCATTATGTCAGAGTTTTGGTCTTTGTTTCTATCCATTCACACCTCTTCATGGTCATTCACCCCTCCCACTTTATCTTTTAGGTAGAGGACCTAGCTATACCATTCACTGTAGAAGTGGCATGGATTTTATCCACTCATCTCATCTATAGTATTTGTAATATCCTTGAAATTTTTGAGGAAGTTAGGTTGTAACTAATCTGGAAGTGAACATAAATCTTTCATTGCCAAAGTTGACATGCAGTTTCCTTAGCATAGGAAGAGGCATTTTTAAATTATCCTGACTTGGAAATGTAGAATAAAAGTTCTAAGAACTAAAATCCAAATTATATCAGGCTGTTCCTTATTGTTACCTAACACTGCAGAGCATTTTAGTGAGATAACCCACAGAAAAGCATCAAGCACAGTACTTGGCATCTATTagaatttagaaaatgttaatctcattactgatttccttttcttcttagtcAAACCCCTTTTACCAGGAGTTACTTATTTTTTGATGAGAAACAACCATTGTATGTTTTCCCCAGCTAACTGGGAGGCTCTACACACTTTCTGATAAAGATTTTGATAATGCAAAGTCAGTTAATtcagtcagattttttttctctgtttatccCCTGTGTTTGGATATAATGAGGATTTACCATACCTGTTAATAATGCAACATAAATCTTCACTTTTATTATCCACCCCATCAGCAAACTAGCCTTTGTGAAAATTGAAGCTAAAGTATACTTGATAAATGTTCCTTCCTCCTCAATAGTGAAAACTGGtctgaaaatcatttttcaaGGAGCTTTTTCCAAAGGTTTAGAGTTCCTCCACGCCTTTAAGAAGTTGGAAACGTTATtaagcttttttatttcttttcctttcatctcctGTTTAGAAATTAATGTCTTGAAAAATTGGCTGCAAATgttaaggtttttaaaagatatggAATCTATTCATCTGTCTAATAAAACTGcaacatgttaaaaataatcaGTTCTTCACTAGACATTTTGGCCAATCTTGGAAAgatttttgtctttgctttttagaCCTTCAGAtgccttttaatttcatttttatcactaGGAAAACCAAACACTCTAATCATTTTCTCAAATGAGAATTTCAACATGTATTCAATCTCTGATCTTTGTAAGATAGCAAGATGTGGTCGCATTCTTATGTTGCATAAAAGAAGATTGACAGTCAAATAGGTAATTTAAGTGATTGTGGAACAGCCCTTTGGATTTCTGTCTTTCCTATCTAGGTTGTGTCTTCTTTTTACTGCAGAATGTATCAGTATCCGATATAAAAGGTCCTCTGGTTTATCTTCTTTTGGGATTATTGTTGCATAGAGTTTTTCGTATAAAGAAGCAATTCAGAGACTATCCCAATATGTCTGCATATGGATGTGCATATGGTCgattttcacttttactttgAATTTCCTTGAAGATGAACATAGGCTGTGTATATTCCCTTAATGGTAGATGAGCAAGTTCTTTGTGATGgttcactttctttctctctcttctgcatttctccctcctttccctctgtACAGTAGTAACCTTCCtaaaaacattcattaaaaaaaataaataaatgacactcATGCAAGCAGGCGCCAGGAAGTTTAGATAACAGTCCCATCAAATTCGGCTGTTTGGCTGGAGCTGGCTGCATAAATAGAACGGAATGTGATGTGATGATTCCCTTGCTCAAGTGTACAGCACTGCCCCGGGATGAGCCTCActctccatttatatttattgacctCCAGGATGTGCTGCGTGCTCTGGAACAACACAATTACAGCCTTCAGTTGGGACATACAATCTACATGGAAGCGAATCAGGCAGCCTGCTCTGCTTGCTGTACTTCATCAGTTATGTAGGCTCAATGGTTGCTGTCAGAGGAATTGTGTTTTACCAGCTGTTTCAGTGGAGTGGGAAGAGTGAGAGTCCTTACACTTAAACCATAAAAGCAAATCATGGAAACCTTTGTTAGTACACTCAGCTGAGCTACCTGGGCAAGGTTTTTCCTATGATAAAGCACCAAACCTGGTTTTCATTCTCCATTGTCTTAGAGAGTCTCAGAGTAAGGACCACACTTAGTCACCTTTGATGTAATGAAGGGTATGGAACTAGGTGTTAAAAGTCATTAATTGATTGgcaattgattgatttttcaacaaatattcattaagaaGACTCTTATGTTTGGGTACCCTTAAAATATAATAGTCAATAGGACTGGTATGGTCTGTGCTTTCATGAAGCTTTCATTGTTAGGGAAGATAGACATTAAACACCgaataaacttttaattatttaattacaattGGGCACAGATCTACAAAGGAGAAGTAGAGTGTTCTATCAGAGCAACTTGTAATAGAAAGCTGGACCTCACCTCAAGtctcagaaaggaaaatgattGTTGAGTTCACTGTAATTCTAGACAGTATGTGTATgttggttggggggagggagaggcagtgtGGAAAGGATATTCCAAGTAGCAGAGAAGCAGCTTGTGCAAAGCCCTTAGAAAAGGAAGGAGCACAGTACGTACTAGGGACTGAGAGAAGATCAATATGGCTGGaaatagaggaaaggaaagaatggaaTGTGGGAGCTGAAGCCCAAGATGAAGATAGATCCAGACCCTGAAGGGCCCGGTAGGTTCTGTTAATGATGTAGGTCTTTCCCTAAATGTTATGAGAAACTATTGAAATGTTTTAGATCTTAATTGGCATGATTGGTTTCCTGTACTCTTCGTAAAGACTATTCTGACCGAAGTGAAAGAATAGTTTGGAGGAGGGTAAACACCGACACAGGATCCAAGTAAAGAGGCTGTTTTACTGGTCCAGAAAGAGATGCTGGCAGCTTGATTTAGGGGACATGCAATAAAAGAGGCAGATTTAGGAAGTAAAAATCAACAGGACTTAAGGAGTGTTTGGAAATGTGGAGGGGACTAAGCGGGAAGAATCAAGGAAGGCACTTGGGTTTTTGTCCTGAATAACAGGCTAGATGGTGTTAACTTCACTGATACAAGAAAGACCCACTGGGAAGAGGCTGAACTACAGAGTTTGGTTTGGGTAATGTTGGTCTAGTTTGAGGTGCCTATGGGACATCCAACCTGAGATGTCAAATAGATAGTTGTTTATTTgaatctgaagctcagaggaACTTTCctgatgaaaatggaaatgtgagTGTTGCATATGGTAAAAGAAGAAACATGGATGATCAAATCACCTAGGAGGATATATATTATAGGGTCTGTGAATTGTTCAGTTACGtttctcaaacatttattgagagtccACTCTTTACCAAGTTCTTTGCTAAATACTGGGCACATGAAATGGACATATGTTCAGTAAATAACATAGGACATCTCTTTGCTTTAAGCCTAAATGACTTTTTACATCATCcaagatgtaaaaagatattctcAGATATTCTCAgtacatccagagaaaactcttagGCAAGCTAAATCTGTACCTTTGCCCTGTGTTTCCTAGTCTCTGCCTCCGTCTAACTTAAATCTCTCCAACCTTAAGTTCATTTCATTCTTGTTTGCCATTGATAGACATACAAGCTAACTGGTAAACACTTCGTTATACTAACTTCTTACGTTCTTGAAAAACCTTTTCTCAGTTTGAGAAACATCATCATCTTTGGCCTTGTCTTCTTGGAATAAGAGATATACGATTACTTCTTACACTAAGAATGCattcttgttctttaaaaagtgaTCCATCTTCAGGCTATAAAATATTCTTCCCGTATTTTGTAGGTTATAAATTGCTGTTGACTTTCAGATTATGATGATATTGACTCCACTTGTGAAAATTAGGCCACACCCTTCTCGTCTGTTCCTAAAATAAGATTCACTGGCAAAGTGAAATTTATAgcctcttttatagctcttattCTTTGGAGACCCATGGCTTAAAATGGCCAGTATTTTaagactgtattttttaaattattgtcttTGGACCACCTGTATCAGAATCACTGGGGTgtgcttgttaaaaataaagataattgaagcttactttccaaatttttttaatagagctCGAGTAAAcccaataatttgcatttttaataagcaccCCAGGTAATTTGTATTTATACTAGAGtttaagaatcaatattttgaggGGTGTCAAAATTTGTATGTCAAACTAtcatgctgtacatcttaaaatTATACAGTAATGGATGTCAATGATTTGTCAATAGAActaaaaaatgtgtatattttattattacaattCTGAgttaagaagaaattaaagagtttTGCAAGCCAGGTCATTTTCCTACCaattttgaagattaataatCGGGTCAcaagtgttaaaatatttaatagatattATTCAGCTATTAAGTGATAAAAAAGATTACATAACACACATTTCTCCTATAATACATTAAATTTTCATGTGACAAAGGAACAGAGATGGATAGAAAAAGTAGAAGAGAGTGAGAGGCAGAAGAGAGTGATactgaagaaatggaaagtaaaacTTGGTTCTAGTCTTTTGTTCAGGTTTAGTGTGTGTTTTGCTTTAATTGGCATGCTCTGGGGGGGGGGTTCTCATTATGCACGAttgtacatttataaatgtttcgAGTATTCAGCTTCTTTCCTGACTTCAGAGCTAGCAAGCATCTTCTCACTTTCCCCTCCTAGGAAGAACGCCGTGTGATTTATGTTGGTAAAATCAGACCTGACACAACACGGACAGAACTGAGGGACCGTTTTGAAGTTTTTGGTGAAATTGAGGAGTGCACAGTAAATCTGCGGGATGATGGGTGAGAATCTTCAAGATTATTTCTTGTTTAGAAGCTGACATATGTAAAAAATTATGGCCATAAGATTACTAGAATGGGAATGCTTTGACAGATGACATGTTGAGTTCAgaaccttatttattttctttcatccctaTTTATTAATCTTTCTAGTTGAGATTTCCTGTCCCAGAAATAAGTATTCAGCTGCTTGACAGGACAATCACACTGATAAATGGATGCAATGGTTCAGACGTTGGCACCAGCGAAGTCTCCAAAGTAGAAAGGGTTACAGTCATATATGCTAATCCTTCCTCACTAGTTTTGAACTTCTCTTCTTTGTCCGTTGCAGAGACAGCTATGGTTTCATTACCTACCGTTATACCTGTGATGCTTTTGCTGCTCTTGAAAATGGATATACTTTGCGCAGATCGAATGAAACTGACTTCGAGCTGTACTTTTGTGGACGCAAGCAATTTTTCAAGTCTAACTATGCAGACCTAGGTATGGATTTTA contains:
- the PPARGC1A gene encoding peroxisome proliferator-activated receptor gamma coactivator 1-alpha isoform X1, producing the protein MPDGTPPPQETEEPSLLKKLLLAPANTQLSYNECSGLSTHNHANHNHRIRTNPAVVKTENSWSNKAKSICQQQKPQRRPCSELLKYLTTNDDPPHTKPTENRNSSRDKCTSKKKAHTQSQSQHLQAKPTTLSLPLTPESPNDPKGSPFENKTIERTLSVELSGTAGLTPPTTPPHKANQDNPFRASPKLKPTCKTVVPPPSKKARYSESSGIQDNNSTRKGPEQSELYAQLSKTSVLTSGHEERKAKRPSLRLFGDHDYCQSINSKTEILINISQELHDSRQLEYKDASSNWQGQMRSSTDSDQCYLREASGVSRQVSPGSTRKQLQDQEIRAELNKHFGHPSEAVFDDEADKTSELRDSDFSNEQFSKLPMFINSGLAMDGLFDDSEDESDKLNSPWDGTQAYSLFHVSPSCSSFNSPCRDSVSPPKSLFSQRPQRMRSRSRSFSRHRSCSRSPYSRSRSRSPGSRSSSRSCYYYESGHCRHRAHRNSPLCARSRSRSPYGRRPRYDSYEEYQHERLKREEYRRQYEKRESERAKQRERQRQKAIEERRVIYVGKIRPDTTRTELRDRFEVFGEIEECTVNLRDDGDSYGFITYRYTCDAFAALENGYTLRRSNETDFELYFCGRKQFFKSNYADLDSNSDDFDPASTKSKYDSLDFDSLLKEAQRSLRR
- the PPARGC1A gene encoding peroxisome proliferator-activated receptor gamma coactivator 1-alpha isoform X3, giving the protein MPDGTPPPQETEEPSLLKKLLLAPANTQLSYNECSGLSTHNHANHNHRIRTNPAVVKTENSWSNKAKSICQQQKPQRRPCSELLKYLTTNDDPPHTKPTENRNSSRDKCTSKKKAHTQSQSQHLQAKPTTLSLPLTPESPNDPKGSPFENKTIERTLSVELSGTAGLTPPTTPPHKANQDNPFRASPKLKPTCKTVVPPPSKKARYSESSGIQDNNSTRKGPEQSELYAQLSKTSVLTSGHEERKAKRPSLRLFGDHDYCQSINSKTEILINISQELHDSRQLEYKDASSNWQGQMRSSTDSDQCYLREASGVSRQVSPGSTRKQLQDQEIRAELNKHFGHPSEAVFDDEADKTSELRDSDFSNEQFSKLPMFINSGLAMDGLFDDSEDESDKLNSPWDGTQAYSLFHVSPSCSSFNSPCRDSVSPPKSLFSQRPQRMRSRSRSFSRHRSCSRSPYSRSRSRSPGSRSSSRSCYYYESGHCRHRAHRNSPLCARSRSRSPYGRRPRYDSYEEYQHERLKREEYRRQYEKRESERAKQRERQRQKAIEERRVIYVGKIRPDTTRTELRDRFEVFGEIEECTVNLRDDGDSYGFITYRYTCDAFAALENGYTLRRSNETDFELYFCGRKQFFKSNYADLVSKEAAFALSGHEAFS
- the PPARGC1A gene encoding peroxisome proliferator-activated receptor gamma coactivator 1-alpha isoform X2; translated protein: MAWDMCNQDSVWSDIECAALVGEDQPLCPDLPELDLSELDVNDLDTDSFLGGLKWCSDQSEIISNQYNNEPSNIFEKIDEENEANLLAVLTETLDSLPVDEDGLPSFDALTDGDVTTENEASPSSMPDGTPPPQETEEPSLLKKLLLAPANTQLSYNECSGLSTHNHANHNHRIRTNPAVVKTENSWSNKAKSICQQQKPQRRPCSELLKYLTTNDDPPHTKPTENRNSSRDKCTSKKKAHTQSQSQHLQAKPTTLSLPLTPESPNDPKGSPFENKTIERTLSVELSGTAGLTPPTTPPHKANQDNPFRASPKLKPTCKTVVPPPSKKARYSESSGIQDNNSTRKGPEQSELYAQLSKTSVLTSGHEERKAKRPSLRLFGDHDYCQSINSKTEILINISQELHDSRQLEYKDASSNWQGQMRSSTDSDQCYLREASGVSRQVSPGSTRKQLQDQEIRAELNKHFGHPSEAVFDDEADKTSELRDSDFSNEQFSKLPMFINSGLAMDGLFDDSEDESDKLNSPWDGTQAYSLFHVSPSCSSFNSPCRDSVSPPKSLFSQRPQRMRSRSRSFSRHRSCSRSPYSRSRSRSPGSRSSSRSCYYYESGHCRHRAHRNSPLCARSRSRSPYGRRPRYDSYEEYQHERLKREEYRRQYEKRESERAKQRERQRQKAIEERRVIYVGKIRPDTTRTELRDRFEVFGEIEECTVNLRDDGDSYGFITYRYTCDAFAALENGYTLRRSNETDFELYFCGRKQFFKSNYADLACHHWTTLPFHLQCKWNSDFRLISDNEQDFFCVSTEKISI